One region of Collinsella aerofaciens ATCC 25986 genomic DNA includes:
- the purM gene encoding phosphoribosylformylglycinamidine cyclo-ligase, translating to MSDSKHVTYEDAGVDTAEGGRAVDAIKQMVKDTNRPEVIGGIGGFGGLFSAAALKDMEDPILISGTDGVGTKLVLAQIMDRHETVGQDLVAMCVNDILASGAEPLFFLDYVAIGHIEAEHMAKIIKGVADGCKLAGCALVGGEMAEHPGVMAPADYDLAGFTVGVVDRPKMLDPANVRPGDVILGLPSTGVHSNGYSLVRKVIGVDGIKPGTPEAAAKAEELSRPLEELGGASLADALLTPTRIYVKPILELLRGGAPVHAIAHITGGGITENLNRALADDVDAVVTRNGAEMGWDVPPVITYVSRQAELAPNEACKTFNMGVGLCLIVAPEDEAAVTEALVALGEKPFRVGECVEGSGKVVYSDER from the coding sequence ATGAGCGACAGCAAGCATGTGACGTATGAGGATGCCGGCGTCGATACCGCCGAGGGCGGCCGCGCCGTCGACGCTATTAAGCAGATGGTTAAGGACACCAACCGTCCCGAGGTCATCGGCGGCATCGGTGGCTTTGGTGGCCTGTTCTCGGCTGCCGCGCTTAAGGATATGGAAGACCCGATTCTGATTAGCGGTACCGACGGCGTGGGCACCAAGCTCGTGCTCGCCCAGATCATGGACCGTCACGAGACGGTGGGCCAGGACTTGGTCGCTATGTGCGTCAACGACATTCTGGCTTCGGGCGCCGAGCCGCTGTTCTTCCTGGACTACGTTGCCATCGGCCACATCGAGGCCGAGCACATGGCAAAGATCATCAAGGGTGTGGCCGACGGCTGTAAGCTCGCGGGCTGCGCGCTCGTGGGCGGCGAGATGGCCGAGCACCCCGGCGTCATGGCTCCTGCCGACTACGACCTTGCCGGATTTACCGTGGGCGTCGTCGACCGTCCCAAGATGCTCGACCCCGCGAACGTCCGCCCCGGCGACGTGATCCTGGGCCTGCCTTCCACCGGCGTGCACTCCAACGGCTACTCGCTCGTGCGTAAGGTCATTGGCGTCGACGGTATTAAGCCGGGCACGCCCGAGGCCGCCGCTAAGGCCGAGGAGCTGAGCCGTCCGCTCGAGGAACTCGGCGGCGCATCGCTGGCAGACGCCCTGTTGACCCCCACGCGCATCTATGTCAAGCCGATTCTGGAGCTGCTGCGCGGTGGCGCTCCGGTGCACGCCATCGCCCACATCACCGGCGGCGGCATCACCGAGAACCTCAACCGCGCGCTTGCCGACGACGTTGACGCCGTGGTCACCCGTAACGGCGCCGAGATGGGTTGGGACGTTCCGCCCGTCATCACCTACGTCTCGCGCCAGGCCGAGCTCGCGCCCAACGAGGCATGCAAGACCTTCAACATGGGCGTTGGCCTGTGCCTGATCGTCGCCCCCGAGGACGAGGCTGCCGTGACCGAGGCCCTGGTCGCGCTGGGCGAGAAGCCGTTCCGCGTGGGCGAGTGCGTCGAGGGCTCCGGTAAGGTCGTGTACTCCGATGAGCGCTAA
- the purN gene encoding phosphoribosylglycinamide formyltransferase: protein MSANEQMAAAASLGFVPYTRPTGTDTAEPLKIGVLISGSGTNLQALIDLIAAGKLNASIELVVSSRPSAKGLQRAERAGIQTLTLSKDVYADPIAADEIIAHELLERGCEYVVMAGYMRMVHTPLLAAFPNRVVNLHPALLPSFTGAHAIDDAFARGVKVTGVTVHFANEIYDNGPIIAQRALAVEEGWDVDTLEEHIHAIEHVLYPEVVQMLADGRVHVLESGKVAIDAPRG from the coding sequence ATGAGCGCTAACGAGCAGATGGCTGCTGCCGCGAGCCTGGGCTTTGTGCCCTACACCCGTCCGACCGGCACCGATACGGCCGAGCCGCTCAAGATCGGTGTGCTCATCAGCGGTTCGGGTACCAACCTGCAGGCGCTGATCGATCTGATCGCCGCCGGCAAGCTCAACGCTTCGATTGAGCTTGTGGTGTCGAGCCGTCCTTCGGCTAAGGGTTTGCAGCGCGCTGAGCGCGCGGGCATCCAGACGCTCACGCTGTCCAAGGATGTCTACGCCGACCCCATCGCCGCTGACGAGATCATCGCGCACGAGCTTCTCGAGCGCGGCTGCGAGTATGTGGTCATGGCCGGCTACATGCGCATGGTGCACACGCCTCTGCTGGCGGCGTTTCCCAACCGCGTGGTCAATCTGCATCCGGCGCTGCTGCCGAGCTTTACCGGTGCGCATGCGATTGACGATGCCTTTGCGCGCGGCGTCAAGGTGACCGGCGTGACCGTGCACTTTGCCAACGAGATTTACGACAACGGCCCCATCATCGCCCAGCGCGCGCTGGCTGTCGAGGAGGGCTGGGATGTCGACACGCTCGAGGAGCACATCCATGCGATTGAGCATGTGCTGTATCCCGAGGTCGTGCAAATGCTCGCCGACGGCCGCGTCCACGTGTTGGAGAGCGGCAAGGTCGCAATTGACGCGCCTCGCGGCTAG
- a CDS encoding PTS sugar transporter subunit IIA: protein MADNEALFTSELVFFDWECATPDEVFARLEGELAPRGYIASGWLDAVRTREDAYPTGLAMPAANIAIPHTDPGFVAKPYIAVVKPAAPVTFNAMAGMGAPVPAQIVINLGIAEPGGQVEALQALMNIFMDADAAADVLGQTTPQGMVDAIRRHF from the coding sequence ATGGCGGATAACGAAGCGCTGTTTACGTCTGAGCTGGTGTTTTTTGATTGGGAGTGTGCGACGCCGGATGAGGTGTTCGCGCGGCTCGAGGGCGAGCTTGCACCACGTGGCTACATTGCATCCGGTTGGCTCGACGCCGTTCGCACGCGCGAGGATGCCTATCCCACGGGTCTTGCCATGCCGGCGGCAAACATTGCCATTCCGCATACCGATCCGGGGTTTGTGGCCAAGCCCTATATCGCGGTGGTGAAGCCCGCCGCGCCCGTGACATTTAACGCTATGGCTGGCATGGGCGCTCCGGTGCCGGCGCAGATCGTCATCAATCTGGGCATCGCAGAGCCGGGCGGTCAGGTCGAGGCCCTGCAGGCGCTCATGAACATCTTTATGGACGCCGATGCCGCAGCCGACGTGCTCGGCCAAACCACGCCGCAGGGCATGGTCGACGCCATCCGTCGCCACTTTTAA
- a CDS encoding peptidylprolyl isomerase gives MANKKKNPEVAPTSEQRSRAASSSRKKQRKTYVSKTVKIVLVVIGVLAMLLSVSAMACSGLMSQTESASSGYKLTGGVAATINGTNLTEDTVTKQIMSMRTSYGYTKDKDWAQYLVDNDLTPKKYRKQLIDSYAQQILLQQAQKENGVTVSDEEVEKAWKDACKSAGGAKAFKKTLKTYGYTEDTYKDSLKESLAQQKLKDAVAPTSKPKDSEIVDYINENLSNYNDARRSSNILIKVDSDASDEDKAAAKAKAQECLDKINSGELSFEDAVEQYSDDTGSKDKKGDVGWDKLTTFVDSYQAALEGLNKGDVSDVVESTYGYHIIKCTDYFHVDNQVDDIKQVPKDIKKYVSNVVKTQAASTAYSEWLEQYKKDADITVNPMPKDVPYNVSLKGVTKSSTDDSSKTE, from the coding sequence ATGGCAAATAAGAAAAAGAACCCCGAGGTCGCGCCGACGTCCGAGCAACGGTCCCGCGCCGCCTCCAGCTCTCGCAAGAAGCAGCGCAAGACCTATGTGTCCAAGACCGTCAAGATTGTCCTGGTGGTCATCGGCGTGCTGGCGATGCTGCTCTCCGTTTCGGCCATGGCGTGCTCCGGCCTGATGTCGCAGACCGAAAGCGCCAGCTCAGGCTATAAGCTCACTGGTGGCGTGGCTGCCACTATCAACGGCACCAACCTCACCGAGGACACCGTGACCAAGCAGATTATGAGCATGCGCACGTCCTACGGCTACACCAAGGACAAGGACTGGGCACAGTACCTGGTTGACAATGACCTCACGCCCAAGAAGTACCGCAAGCAGCTCATCGACTCCTACGCGCAGCAGATTCTGCTTCAGCAGGCGCAGAAGGAAAACGGCGTGACCGTCTCGGACGAGGAGGTCGAGAAGGCTTGGAAGGACGCCTGCAAGAGTGCCGGCGGCGCCAAAGCCTTTAAGAAGACGCTTAAGACCTATGGCTACACCGAGGACACCTACAAGGACTCGCTCAAGGAGAGCCTGGCGCAGCAGAAGCTCAAGGATGCCGTGGCACCCACCAGCAAGCCCAAGGACAGCGAGATTGTCGATTACATCAACGAGAACCTGTCCAACTACAATGACGCCCGTCGCTCGTCGAATATTCTGATCAAGGTCGATTCTGACGCTTCCGACGAGGACAAGGCCGCCGCCAAGGCCAAGGCGCAGGAGTGCCTGGACAAGATTAACTCCGGCGAGCTGAGCTTTGAGGACGCCGTGGAGCAGTACTCCGATGACACCGGCTCCAAGGACAAGAAGGGCGATGTTGGCTGGGACAAGCTCACTACCTTCGTCGACAGCTACCAGGCGGCGCTCGAGGGGCTCAACAAGGGCGATGTGAGCGACGTCGTCGAGTCGACCTATGGTTATCACATCATCAAGTGCACCGACTACTTCCATGTCGATAATCAGGTCGATGACATTAAGCAGGTGCCCAAGGACATCAAGAAGTACGTCTCCAACGTGGTGAAGACGCAGGCGGCAAGCACCGCGTACAGCGAGTGGCTGGAGCAGTACAAGAAGGACGCCGACATCACCGTTAACCCCATGCCCAAGGACGTGCCGTACAACGTCAGCCTGAAGGGCGTCACCAAGAGTTCGACCGACGATTCGTCGAAGACTGAGTAA
- a CDS encoding GatB/YqeY domain-containing protein, with amino-acid sequence MTNEELQKEMIAAMKAKDKVRLSIIRQVKAEVKNIEVNERRDVTEEDVNSMIKRLIKQTSETLEMSIKAGTDQERTDNLTEQVKILESLLPAQVSGEELEALIEQVIAELGATSKKQMGQVMGALGKATGGNFDKPAAAKIVGAKLA; translated from the coding sequence ATGACCAACGAAGAGCTGCAGAAGGAAATGATCGCGGCCATGAAGGCCAAGGACAAGGTTCGCCTGTCTATCATTCGCCAGGTTAAGGCCGAGGTGAAGAACATCGAGGTCAACGAGCGCCGCGATGTGACCGAGGAAGACGTCAACAGCATGATCAAGCGTCTGATTAAGCAGACGAGCGAGACGCTGGAGATGTCCATCAAGGCCGGTACCGACCAGGAGCGTACCGACAACCTGACCGAGCAGGTCAAGATTCTGGAGAGTCTGCTGCCCGCGCAGGTTTCGGGCGAGGAGCTCGAGGCCTTGATCGAGCAGGTTATCGCCGAGCTGGGTGCCACGTCTAAGAAGCAGATGGGCCAGGTCATGGGCGCTCTGGGCAAGGCCACCGGCGGCAACTTCGACAAGCCGGCCGCGGCAAAGATCGTCGGTGCAAAATTGGCGTAA
- a CDS encoding helix-turn-helix domain-containing protein, with the protein MPRRKKARYGREMRARAADLFEAGLGFELAAKKLDVPAPAVRKWLYAYRATGRKGLIGMGESRRTYDMETKLAVARAVVDEGMPRSEAMARFGIAAATSLDRWCRLYREGGPEALEPGRRGRPEGPGGRTRERELEERVRKLEAQVAYLKKSIALKAEKSSQTGRKPRS; encoded by the coding sequence ATGCCCCGCAGGAAGAAGGCAAGATACGGTCGCGAGATGAGGGCACGCGCCGCCGACCTGTTCGAGGCCGGCCTCGGCTTCGAACTCGCGGCCAAGAAGCTCGACGTTCCCGCCCCGGCGGTGAGAAAATGGCTCTACGCGTACCGGGCAACCGGGAGGAAGGGGCTGATCGGGATGGGCGAGAGCCGCAGGACCTACGACATGGAGACCAAGCTCGCCGTCGCGAGGGCCGTCGTGGACGAGGGGATGCCGCGGTCGGAGGCGATGGCCCGCTTCGGCATCGCCGCCGCCACATCGCTCGACCGCTGGTGCAGGCTGTACCGCGAGGGCGGGCCGGAGGCGCTCGAGCCGGGACGCCGCGGCAGGCCGGAGGGCCCCGGGGGGCGGACGCGCGAGCGGGAGCTCGAGGAGCGCGTGCGCAAACTCGAGGCCCAGGTGGCGTATCTAAAAAAATCGATAGCCCTGAAAGCGGAGAAGAGCTCTCAAACTGGGAGAAAGCCCAGGTCGTAG
- a CDS encoding IS3 family transposase, whose protein sequence is MDSPESGEELSNWEKAQVVASLSGHHRLCDLLAAARLAPSSYHYAVAHPPRATRPELREAVREIFSRTANGCGHRQIAMCLRAELGARIADKTVLKMMRELGIRCGIRRETDYHRYNSYRGPVGERFDNLIARDFRAGAPWEKLGTDVTEFRQPWGKAYFAPVYDFCTKEIVSWSVSTSPDMAQQEEVLRRLFARMPAGASPIVHSDMGWQYQHPRWTGELRRHGARQSMSRKGNCLDNGATEQVFGHLKDEFFRGVEWADFESFKRDLDAYVVHWNTRRRQVALGGLTPVEFRKRLLKAS, encoded by the coding sequence ATCGATAGCCCTGAAAGCGGAGAAGAGCTCTCAAACTGGGAGAAAGCCCAGGTCGTAGCCTCCCTTTCAGGGCACCACCGCCTATGCGACCTGCTCGCGGCCGCGCGGCTCGCGCCGTCGAGCTACCACTATGCCGTAGCGCACCCGCCGAGAGCGACCCGGCCAGAGCTCCGGGAGGCCGTGCGCGAGATCTTCTCGAGGACGGCGAACGGGTGCGGCCACCGCCAGATAGCGATGTGCCTGAGGGCCGAGCTGGGCGCGAGGATAGCGGACAAGACGGTCCTCAAGATGATGCGGGAGCTCGGCATCCGCTGCGGCATCCGCCGGGAGACCGACTACCATCGCTACAACTCCTACCGCGGCCCGGTCGGCGAGAGATTCGACAACCTGATAGCGCGTGACTTTCGCGCGGGCGCCCCGTGGGAGAAGCTCGGGACCGACGTCACGGAATTCAGGCAGCCCTGGGGCAAGGCGTACTTCGCCCCGGTCTACGACTTCTGCACGAAGGAGATCGTCTCCTGGTCGGTGTCGACGAGCCCGGACATGGCCCAGCAGGAGGAGGTGCTCAGGCGCCTGTTCGCGAGAATGCCGGCCGGGGCCTCGCCGATCGTCCACAGCGACATGGGCTGGCAGTACCAGCACCCTAGGTGGACCGGCGAGCTCAGGAGGCACGGCGCCAGGCAGAGCATGTCGAGAAAGGGCAACTGCCTAGACAACGGGGCGACGGAGCAGGTGTTCGGGCATCTCAAGGACGAGTTCTTCAGGGGCGTCGAGTGGGCCGACTTCGAGTCCTTCAAGAGGGACCTCGACGCCTACGTCGTGCATTGGAACACGAGGCGTCGCCAGGTGGCGCTCGGCGGCCTCACCCCGGTGGAGTTTCGGAAACGGCTATTGAAAGCGTCCTAG
- a CDS encoding amino acid ABC transporter ATP-binding protein, translated as MADMIEIKHLNKYFGDLHVLKDINLTVKRGEKLVMIGPSGSGKSTLIRCVDYLEEPTSGEVVIDGTSLTKKNHLEMARKYSSMVFQQFNLYPNMTVLGNLTLAPIKLQKKSKEEATEIAIAALKRVGMAHKAGEYPQNLSGGQQQRIAIARALCTKQPIILFDEPTSALDPEMVQEVLDVMIELAQEDITMICVTHEMGFARQVADRVIFMEDGRILEEGTPEHFFDNPENPRCREFLSKILH; from the coding sequence ATGGCAGACATGATCGAGATCAAGCATCTCAACAAGTACTTTGGCGACCTGCATGTGCTCAAAGATATCAATCTCACCGTCAAGCGCGGCGAGAAGCTCGTAATGATCGGGCCTTCCGGTTCGGGTAAGTCGACGCTCATCCGTTGCGTCGATTATCTGGAGGAGCCCACGTCGGGCGAGGTCGTCATCGACGGTACGTCGCTCACCAAAAAGAATCACCTGGAGATGGCTCGCAAGTATAGCTCCATGGTGTTTCAGCAGTTCAACTTGTATCCCAACATGACGGTGCTCGGCAACCTGACGCTTGCGCCCATCAAGCTGCAAAAGAAGAGCAAGGAGGAGGCGACCGAGATCGCCATCGCCGCGCTCAAACGCGTCGGCATGGCGCATAAGGCAGGCGAGTATCCGCAGAACCTCTCGGGCGGTCAGCAGCAGCGCATCGCCATCGCCCGTGCCCTGTGCACCAAACAGCCCATCATCCTGTTTGACGAGCCGACCTCGGCGCTCGACCCCGAGATGGTCCAGGAGGTTCTGGACGTTATGATTGAGCTCGCGCAGGAGGACATCACCATGATCTGCGTGACGCACGAGATGGGCTTTGCGCGCCAGGTGGCCGACCGCGTCATCTTTATGGAGGACGGCCGCATTCTGGAGGAGGGCACGCCCGAGCACTTCTTCGACAACCCCGAGAACCCGCGCTGCCGCGAGTTCCTGTCCAAGATTTTGCACTAG
- a CDS encoding transporter substrate-binding domain-containing protein, translated as MDMTDMTRAAVSRRRFLQLAGAGMLALTGTALTGCGNSTSGEGSDKGSKLAAIKSRGHLNAGVKKDVPGYGYYDTAKGRFEGMEVDLCYQIAAAVFGVSYKEARAQELVEFTDVTPKTRGPLIDNGQLDVVAATYTITDERKKSWDFSTPYRTDYVGLMVKKRSGFTSIEDLDGKVIGVSQGATTQSLIEQMIKDNGFSCKPEFRAFSGYPIIKSSLDAGNIDVFAMDRSTLAGYMNETVELLQPEVKFGEQGYGVATKKGCDLSAVVDQVICDRLADGWLDQEVKTWGLV; from the coding sequence ATGGACATGACGGATATGACGAGGGCGGCCGTGTCGCGCCGTCGCTTTTTGCAGCTGGCTGGCGCCGGCATGCTTGCGCTGACGGGGACCGCGCTTACCGGTTGCGGCAACTCCACCAGCGGCGAGGGCTCCGACAAGGGGTCCAAGCTTGCGGCCATCAAGTCGCGTGGCCATCTGAATGCCGGCGTTAAGAAGGACGTTCCCGGCTATGGCTATTACGACACCGCCAAGGGCCGCTTTGAGGGCATGGAAGTCGATTTGTGCTACCAGATCGCCGCTGCCGTCTTTGGCGTGAGCTACAAGGAGGCCCGCGCCCAGGAGCTTGTCGAGTTTACCGACGTAACGCCCAAGACGCGCGGCCCGCTGATCGATAACGGCCAACTTGACGTGGTCGCGGCGACCTACACCATCACCGACGAGCGTAAGAAGAGCTGGGATTTCTCGACGCCGTACCGCACCGACTACGTGGGACTCATGGTCAAGAAGCGTTCGGGCTTTACCTCGATTGAGGATTTGGATGGCAAGGTCATTGGCGTGAGCCAGGGCGCCACCACGCAGAGCCTGATCGAGCAGATGATCAAGGACAACGGCTTTAGCTGCAAGCCCGAGTTTAGGGCCTTTAGCGGCTACCCCATCATCAAGAGTTCGCTCGACGCCGGCAATATCGACGTCTTTGCCATGGACCGCTCCACGCTGGCCGGTTACATGAACGAGACCGTTGAGCTGTTGCAGCCCGAGGTCAAGTTTGGCGAGCAGGGCTACGGCGTGGCGACCAAGAAGGGCTGCGACCTTTCCGCCGTGGTCGATCAGGTGATTTGCGATCGCCTGGCCGATGGCTGGCTCGACCAAGAGGTTAAGACCTGGGGTCTTGTATAG
- a CDS encoding amino acid ABC transporter permease: MLEGLFDADRWSTTFQNMGPFWEGFGVTLQVVVAGLLLSLVLGTLLGVFSTTRSRVLRAISRVYVEFYQNTPLPVQVLFMYMAGPQFLQAMTGADQPVRIAPFVLGFLGVGLYHAAYISEVIRTGIEAVPRGQMEAAQSQGFTRAQAYWYIVLPQTFKIILPPLCNQALNLVKNTSVLALVAGGDLMYRSDNFVSLYGYLQGYIVCCLMYFIICFPLAMLVQWLERRSKERPRGVSLAELGLDNVEEA, translated from the coding sequence ATGCTCGAAGGATTATTTGACGCCGACCGTTGGTCGACGACATTTCAAAACATGGGGCCCTTCTGGGAGGGCTTTGGCGTGACGCTGCAGGTGGTCGTTGCCGGTCTGCTGCTGTCGCTGGTGCTGGGCACGCTGCTGGGCGTGTTCTCTACCACTCGTTCGCGCGTGCTGCGCGCCATAAGCCGCGTATACGTGGAGTTTTACCAGAACACCCCGTTGCCCGTGCAGGTGCTCTTTATGTACATGGCCGGTCCGCAGTTTTTGCAGGCCATGACTGGTGCCGATCAGCCGGTGCGCATCGCGCCGTTCGTGCTGGGCTTCTTGGGCGTGGGTCTGTATCACGCGGCCTACATCTCGGAGGTCATCCGCACTGGTATCGAGGCGGTTCCGCGCGGTCAGATGGAGGCGGCCCAGAGCCAGGGCTTCACCCGTGCGCAGGCGTACTGGTACATCGTGCTGCCCCAGACGTTCAAGATCATTCTGCCGCCGCTGTGTAACCAGGCGCTCAACCTGGTCAAGAACACGTCGGTGCTGGCGCTTGTGGCCGGCGGCGACCTTATGTACCGTTCCGACAACTTTGTGAGTCTGTACGGTTACCTGCAGGGATACATCGTCTGCTGCCTTATGTACTTCATCATCTGCTTTCCGCTCGCCATGCTGGTGCAGTGGCTCGAGCGCCGCTCCAAGGAGCGTCCGCGCGGCGTGAGCCTGGCCGAGCTGGGGCTCGACAACGTAGAGGAGGCCTAG
- a CDS encoding amino acid ABC transporter permease — translation MEIFNATNLLYIWGGFVKTIEISALSIFFSLIFGTVLALVKSYAPRPFRILVSAYIELFRCTPNLLWILFIYFTVQGLDIVISTIAFTLFTSAVMAEIVRGGLNSIPRGQFEAAQSQGFGFFATMRYIILPQTFKTIIPALFSQCTTVIKDSSYLSGINVAELMYTANVVMAHAIDLSQVLMLYGLVFAMYFVLNFGISLLVRAYQRRMVAA, via the coding sequence ATGGAAATCTTCAACGCGACCAACCTGCTCTACATTTGGGGCGGCTTTGTTAAGACAATCGAGATCTCGGCGCTGTCGATCTTTTTCTCGCTCATCTTTGGCACGGTGCTGGCGCTCGTTAAGAGCTATGCGCCCCGCCCGTTCCGTATTTTGGTGAGCGCCTATATCGAGCTGTTCCGTTGCACGCCGAACCTGCTGTGGATTCTGTTTATCTACTTTACGGTGCAGGGTTTGGACATTGTGATTTCGACCATCGCCTTCACGCTGTTTACCAGCGCTGTTATGGCCGAGATTGTGCGCGGCGGCCTCAACTCGATTCCGCGCGGCCAGTTTGAGGCAGCGCAGAGCCAGGGCTTTGGCTTCTTTGCCACCATGCGCTACATCATTCTGCCGCAGACGTTTAAGACGATCATTCCGGCGCTGTTTAGCCAGTGCACGACTGTCATTAAGGACAGCTCGTATCTTTCGGGCATTAACGTGGCCGAGCTCATGTACACGGCAAATGTCGTGATGGCTCACGCGATCGACCTGTCGCAGGTTCTTATGCTCTACGGCCTGGTGTTTGCGATGTACTTTGTGCTCAACTTTGGTATCTCGCTGCTGGTTCGCGCATATCAGAGGCGAATGGTGGCAGCGTAG
- a CDS encoding AAA family ATPase has product MSDLENKKNPVVITIARDFGAEGHEIGRILADELGIPLYDNDLLVRASLRAGESLDKMAAYDERLAVENMAFLPDRYDARSYSDKLFQKMSQVILDLGETESCIIEGRLSDYLLRNNPNHIAVLVTAPFEDRVEIVRKKRGLNKKKGAKLVKQQQKAREAFYKRYSAGKWKMTSGKDIVVNRAKLGREGCKDVIAAAYRYKVAQLEG; this is encoded by the coding sequence ATGAGCGATCTGGAGAACAAGAAGAATCCTGTGGTCATTACCATCGCGCGCGACTTTGGCGCCGAGGGCCACGAGATTGGTCGTATCCTCGCCGATGAGCTGGGGATTCCGCTGTACGATAACGATCTGCTGGTGCGTGCTTCGCTGCGCGCGGGCGAGTCGCTCGACAAGATGGCCGCCTACGACGAGCGCCTGGCCGTGGAGAACATGGCGTTTCTGCCCGACCGCTACGATGCGCGTTCGTACTCGGACAAGTTGTTCCAAAAGATGAGCCAGGTGATTTTGGATCTGGGTGAGACCGAGAGCTGCATTATCGAAGGCCGTCTGTCCGATTATCTGCTGCGCAACAACCCCAACCACATCGCCGTGCTGGTGACTGCGCCCTTTGAGGACCGCGTCGAGATCGTGCGCAAGAAGCGCGGCCTTAACAAAAAGAAGGGCGCCAAGCTGGTCAAGCAGCAGCAGAAGGCGCGCGAGGCGTTCTATAAGCGCTACAGCGCCGGAAAGTGGAAGATGACGAGTGGCAAGGACATCGTCGTCAACCGCGCCAAGCTGGGCCGCGAGGGTTGTAAAGACGTTATCGCCGCTGCCTACCGCTACAAGGTGGCACAGCTCGAAGGCTAA
- the gltA gene encoding NADPH-dependent glutamate synthase, with amino-acid sequence MPLVNGRFVADMKSPRTPDNEEPAAERACDFRPVDKGFTEEMALAEAERCLNCKKPFCVEGCPVNINIPRFIEQIREKDFGGALDTIREDSMLPAICGRVCPQENQCEGKCIRGKKSEPVAIGQLERFLGDRPELASTPKMAPKNGKKVAVVGSGPSGITCAGELARNGFDVTVFEAFFTGGGVLVYGIPEFRLPKAVVKREIDGLEDMGVKFEYNSVVGNMATAEELFEQGFDAIYVATGAGLPKFLNVPGENLPNVFFANEYLTRVNLMKANKFPEYDTPTKHGKNVVVFGGGNVAMDAVRTAKRLGAEHAIIAYRRTEDEMPCRRAELHHAKAEGVEVLPLVSPLEFVAGEDGSVCAVKVQKMELGEPDESGRRRPVPIEGAIEEIPCDVAISAIGTNANPFAKKIGGKMELNKWGYIVADEETGQTTDPRIWAGGDIVTGAATVILAMGAGKKAAASITKSLLGE; translated from the coding sequence ATGCCACTAGTTAACGGTCGTTTCGTTGCCGATATGAAGTCGCCCCGCACCCCCGATAACGAGGAGCCGGCTGCCGAGCGCGCCTGCGACTTCCGCCCCGTCGACAAGGGCTTCACCGAGGAGATGGCGCTGGCCGAGGCCGAGCGCTGCCTCAACTGCAAGAAGCCGTTCTGTGTTGAGGGCTGCCCCGTCAACATCAACATCCCCCGCTTTATCGAGCAGATCCGCGAGAAGGACTTCGGCGGCGCCCTCGATACCATCCGCGAGGACTCCATGCTTCCCGCCATCTGCGGCCGCGTCTGCCCGCAGGAGAACCAGTGCGAGGGCAAGTGCATCCGTGGTAAGAAGTCCGAGCCCGTGGCCATCGGCCAGCTCGAGCGCTTCCTGGGTGACCGCCCCGAGCTCGCCTCCACGCCCAAGATGGCTCCCAAGAACGGCAAGAAGGTCGCCGTCGTCGGCTCCGGCCCGTCCGGCATCACCTGCGCTGGCGAGCTCGCCCGCAACGGCTTTGACGTTACCGTCTTTGAGGCCTTCTTCACCGGCGGCGGCGTGCTGGTCTACGGCATCCCCGAGTTCCGTCTGCCCAAGGCGGTCGTCAAGCGCGAGATTGACGGCCTGGAGGACATGGGCGTCAAGTTTGAGTACAACTCCGTCGTGGGCAACATGGCCACGGCCGAGGAGCTGTTCGAGCAGGGCTTCGACGCCATCTACGTGGCGACCGGCGCTGGCCTGCCCAAGTTCCTCAACGTCCCCGGCGAGAACCTGCCCAACGTCTTCTTCGCGAACGAGTACCTCACCCGCGTGAACCTGATGAAGGCCAACAAGTTCCCCGAGTACGACACCCCCACCAAGCACGGCAAGAACGTCGTCGTCTTTGGTGGCGGCAACGTGGCTATGGACGCCGTCCGCACCGCCAAGCGTCTGGGCGCCGAGCACGCCATCATCGCCTACCGCCGTACCGAGGACGAGATGCCCTGCCGTCGCGCCGAGCTGCACCATGCCAAGGCCGAGGGCGTCGAGGTTCTGCCGCTCGTCTCCCCGCTCGAGTTTGTCGCTGGCGAGGACGGCTCCGTGTGCGCCGTCAAGGTCCAGAAGATGGAGCTCGGCGAGCCTGACGAGTCCGGCCGTCGTCGCCCGGTGCCCATCGAGGGCGCCATCGAGGAGATCCCCTGCGACGTCGCAATCTCGGCTATCGGCACCAACGCCAACCCCTTCGCAAAGAAGATCGGCGGCAAGATGGAGCTCAACAAGTGGGGCTACATTGTTGCCGACGAGGAGACCGGCCAGACCACCGATCCCCGTATCTGGGCCGGCGGCGACATCGTCACCGGTGCCGCTACGGTCATTCTGGCGATGGGCGCCGGCAAGAAGGCCGCCGCTTCCATCACCAAGAGCCTACTGGGCGAGTAA